The Tubulanus polymorphus chromosome 1, tnTubPoly1.2, whole genome shotgun sequence genome contains a region encoding:
- the LOC141912992 gene encoding arginine-hydroxylase NDUFAF5, mitochondrial-like: protein MNITNLQLYRGISRKLINIFKPRRSACLHPNIQYNQRNGYLMTLCQHSSAAAPNGSSPMAMVFDRKAKRNQRNRTAFLKNYEDYDYIKEEFGFRLYDRICDIKRQFNLMVELGCGRGHIAKHITADIVTDRIIQCDWAEQVLNQAAISKEVKTEKRIVDEESIPFEPNSIDIVVSNLSLHWVNDLPGSLKQINNCLKEDGVLIGSMFGHETLFELRVALQQAELELEGGFGIHVSPFAECTDIGRLLNQAGFTLITLDLDALVVSYPSMIELLQDLKGMGENNCTLNRKTHLHRKTVKRAAEIYQEKFGNEGKESIPATFEVIHFIGWKPHPSQAKPAKRGSGQMSIKDLGEFEKIAKERKIHVISDTDVDATKKDDS from the exons atgaatatcaCCAATTTGCAATTGTATAGAGGAATAAGTCGAAAGctgataaatatttttaagCCTCGACGTTCTGCATGCTTGCATccaaatatacaatacaatCAGAGAAATGGATACTTGATGACATTATGCCAACACAGCTCTGCTGCGGCACCTAATGGTTCATCACCGATGGCGATGGTATTTGATCGAAAAGCTAAACGGAATCAAAGAAATCGAACTGCATTCTTGAAGAATTATGAGGACTATGATTACATAAAAGAGGAG TTTGGCTTCAGGTTGTACGATCGTATTTGTGATATTAAAAGACAGTTCAATTTGATGGTTGAGTTAGGATGTGGACGAGGTCACATCGCGAAACATATCACTGCTGACATAGTTACCGATAGAATTATACAGTGTGATTGGGCTGAACAAGTACTT AATCAAGCTGCAATTTCGAAAGAAGTCAAAACAGAGAAACGAATAGTGGATGAAGAATCTATACCATTTGAACcaaattcaattgatattGTAGTTAGTAATCTAAG TTTGCATTGGGTGAATGATCTCCCAGGATCTTTGAAACaa ATAAATAATTGTTTGAAGGAAGATGGGGTGTTAATAGGCAGTATGTTTGGACATGAAACACTTTTTGAATTAAGAGTTGCTTTGCAGCAGGCAGAATTAGAACTAGAAGGG GGATTTGGTATTCATGTTTCGCCATTTGCTGAATGTACAGACATTGGTCGACTTCTCAATCAAGCAGGTTTTACATTGATAACTTTG GATTTGGATGCACTTGTGGTATCATACCCTTCAATGATTGAATTGTTGCAAGATTTAAAAG GTATGGGTGAAAACAATTGTACACTGAACAGGAAAACTCATCTGCATAGGAAAACAGTTAAAAGAGCTGCTGAAATTTATCAAG AAAAATTTGGAAACGAAGGAAAAGAAAGTATACCAGCAACATTTGaagtaattcattttattggaTGGAAGCCTCATCCATCTCAG GCTAAACCAGCGAAACGTGGCTCCGGGCAAATGTCAATCAAAGATCTGGGAGAATTTGAA